From one Luteolibacter sp. SL250 genomic stretch:
- a CDS encoding zinc metallopeptidase has protein sequence MSSDVNFLAQVAPMGISMTYWVIIGATFLVSLLVSSTLKRRFNQHSQVPIRYTGAQIAEAMLRQHGINDVRVISTPGQLTDHYDPTNKTVNLSESVYAQNNVAAAAVAAHEVGHAVQHQQAYKWLTFRSKMVPAVGFASQMLNWLMILSVFGAFALGPTTIWIWVGLFSVTTLFAVVTLPVEFDASRRALVWLESSGLAASMEHEKAKNALFWAAMTYVAAAVGSLAQLAYFLMMALGGRREE, from the coding sequence ATGAGTTCAGATGTCAATTTCCTCGCGCAAGTGGCCCCCATGGGCATTTCGATGACCTATTGGGTCATCATCGGCGCGACCTTTCTCGTGAGCCTGCTGGTGAGCAGCACGCTGAAGCGCCGTTTCAACCAGCACTCGCAGGTTCCGATCCGTTATACCGGCGCCCAGATCGCGGAAGCGATGCTCCGCCAGCATGGCATCAATGACGTGCGGGTGATCAGCACCCCCGGCCAGCTCACGGACCACTACGATCCGACGAACAAAACGGTGAACCTGAGTGAATCGGTCTACGCGCAGAACAACGTCGCCGCCGCCGCCGTCGCCGCCCACGAAGTGGGTCACGCCGTGCAGCACCAGCAGGCTTACAAGTGGCTCACTTTCCGGTCGAAGATGGTCCCCGCGGTCGGCTTCGCCTCGCAGATGCTCAACTGGCTGATGATCCTCAGTGTTTTCGGTGCCTTCGCGCTCGGTCCGACGACCATCTGGATCTGGGTGGGCTTGTTTTCCGTGACGACCCTGTTCGCCGTGGTCACCTTGCCGGTGGAGTTCGATGCCAGCCGCCGGGCCTTGGTCTGGTTGGAAAGCAGCGGCCTGGCCGCCAGCATGGAGCATGAAAAGGCGAAGAACGCGCTGTTCTGGGCCGCAATGACCTACGTCGCCGCCGCAGTGGGCTCGCTTGCCCAGCTCGCGTACTTCCTCATGATGGCCCTCGGGGGCCGTCGGGAGGAATGA
- a CDS encoding glutaredoxin family protein codes for MLPKLYIKPGCPWCDEVVDYLDRKKIDVETIVVSGNREAMQEMVNLSGQTKAPTMDWHGEVLADFGVDELVPFLKKQGL; via the coding sequence ATGCTCCCTAAACTCTACATCAAGCCCGGCTGCCCATGGTGCGACGAAGTCGTGGACTACCTGGACCGCAAGAAAATCGACGTCGAAACGATCGTCGTCTCCGGCAACCGCGAGGCGATGCAGGAGATGGTGAACCTCTCCGGCCAGACCAAGGCACCGACAATGGACTGGCATGGCGAGGTGCTGGCCGATTTCGGAGTGGACGAGCTGGTTCCCTTCCTCAAAAAACAGGGACTCTGA
- the purE gene encoding 5-(carboxyamino)imidazole ribonucleotide mutase, with protein MSGTPVVGIIMGSTSDWPTLEHAARTLRDFGVAWEAEVVSAHRTPDKLVSYAETARGRGLKCIIAGAGGAAHLPGMTAAITDLPVLGVPVESKTLHGVDSLLSIVQMPAGIPTATFAIGKAGSINAALFAVAILANEDAALAEKLAAFRKNQSDTVKAATLPALD; from the coding sequence ATGAGCGGAACACCGGTCGTCGGAATCATCATGGGCAGCACTTCGGACTGGCCCACCCTGGAACACGCCGCACGCACGTTGCGGGACTTTGGCGTGGCATGGGAGGCGGAGGTCGTGAGCGCGCACCGGACACCGGACAAGCTGGTCTCCTATGCGGAGACAGCCCGCGGGCGCGGCCTGAAATGCATCATCGCCGGAGCGGGCGGCGCCGCCCATCTGCCGGGAATGACCGCCGCCATCACGGACCTCCCCGTGCTCGGAGTGCCGGTGGAGTCGAAGACGCTCCATGGCGTCGACTCCCTCCTTTCCATCGTCCAGATGCCCGCCGGCATCCCGACCGCCACCTTTGCCATCGGCAAGGCGGGCTCCATCAACGCCGCGCTGTTCGCCGTGGCGATCCTGGCGAATGAAGACGCCGCGCTGGCGGAAAAACTGGCCGCTTTCCGCAAGAACCAGAGTGACACGGTGAAAGCCGCCACCCTCCCCGCTCTCGACTGA
- a CDS encoding sigma-70 family RNA polymerase sigma factor → MKEEPTPPTDPAAQLELVQVLFVKHQPLVRVAALAILPDFDKVDDVVQETFLTMLRKAGDFVPGSNFTAWICSIARFKAMEMRRKSILPFETLSDSVLETLHAVEPETDDFEHKVRYFEECLGRLAPQARKVMGLRYEQALLPAAISRQMDWSVGAVKVALSRARNLLRDCVHLKLAAEGHLPDTESA, encoded by the coding sequence ATGAAGGAAGAACCCACACCGCCAACCGATCCGGCAGCCCAGTTGGAGCTGGTGCAGGTCCTGTTCGTGAAACACCAACCGCTGGTCCGGGTGGCGGCGCTCGCCATCCTGCCGGATTTCGACAAGGTGGATGATGTGGTGCAGGAGACGTTCCTCACCATGCTGCGCAAGGCGGGCGACTTCGTTCCGGGCAGCAACTTCACCGCCTGGATCTGTTCCATCGCCCGTTTCAAGGCGATGGAGATGCGGAGGAAATCCATCCTGCCCTTTGAGACGCTGTCGGACTCCGTGCTGGAGACGCTCCACGCCGTGGAGCCGGAGACGGATGATTTCGAGCACAAGGTGAGGTATTTCGAGGAATGTCTCGGCCGGCTCGCCCCCCAGGCGCGGAAGGTCATGGGGCTGCGCTACGAGCAGGCGCTGCTCCCCGCGGCGATCTCCAGGCAGATGGACTGGTCCGTGGGAGCCGTGAAGGTCGCCCTTTCCCGCGCCCGCAACCTGCTGCGGGATTGCGTCCACCTGAAACTCGCCGCGGAGGGCCATCTCCCTGACACCGAATCCGCCTGA
- a CDS encoding L,D-transpeptidase, translating into MALSLSRKFLLSMACLAAAVGFTSCGSVKKDNRNKMIVSVRDQKLLLVRDGKPVKSYRISTSKFGIGDKPGSNCTPLGTMRIAKKIGGNAVAGTVFKSRRPTGEVLRPNAPGRDPIVSRILWLHGTEIGNFNAYRRYIYIHGTPEESRLGTPASYGCIRMGGRDVIDLYNRVGAGAEVRVIRGTLGATKEQQGYVARGGSIDDGV; encoded by the coding sequence ATGGCCCTGAGTCTTTCCCGCAAGTTCCTCCTCTCCATGGCCTGTCTTGCCGCCGCGGTTGGTTTCACCAGCTGTGGATCGGTCAAAAAGGACAACCGCAACAAGATGATCGTCAGCGTGCGCGATCAGAAGCTGCTGCTGGTGAGGGATGGAAAGCCGGTGAAGTCCTACAGGATCTCCACGTCGAAGTTCGGCATCGGTGACAAGCCGGGCAGCAACTGCACTCCGCTGGGTACCATGCGGATCGCCAAGAAGATTGGCGGCAACGCCGTGGCTGGTACAGTTTTCAAGAGCCGCCGGCCGACCGGTGAGGTGCTCCGGCCGAATGCACCGGGCCGGGATCCCATTGTCAGCCGCATCCTCTGGCTCCACGGTACGGAAATCGGGAATTTCAATGCCTACCGGCGCTACATCTACATCCACGGCACTCCGGAGGAAAGCCGCTTGGGAACTCCTGCCTCGTACGGTTGCATCCGGATGGGTGGCAGGGATGTCATCGATCTCTACAACCGTGTGGGTGCGGGGGCTGAGGTCCGCGTGATCCGCGGCACCCTGGGAGCCACCAAGGAGCAGCAGGGATACGTTGCCCGTGGCGGCAGCATCGACGATGGTGTCTGA
- the rpsT gene encoding 30S ribosomal protein S20, with amino-acid sequence MANHKSSIKRARQTIVRTERNRAEKSRFKTARKAVLAAVAAGDKEGAAKASTVLSSYVDKAAKRNLIHPNKAANIKSKTSKAIAAIA; translated from the coding sequence ATGGCCAACCACAAATCTTCCATCAAGCGCGCACGTCAGACCATCGTGCGCACCGAGCGCAACCGTGCTGAAAAGAGCCGCTTCAAGACCGCCCGCAAGGCCGTGCTTGCTGCTGTTGCCGCTGGTGACAAGGAAGGTGCCGCCAAGGCCAGCACCGTTCTCTCCTCCTACGTGGACAAGGCAGCCAAGCGCAACCTGATCCACCCGAACAAGGCCGCCAACATCAAGAGCAAGACCTCCAAGGCGATCGCTGCGATTGCCTGA
- a CDS encoding SdiA-regulated domain-containing protein produces MKNFSSLATPVVCLAALLVLFACKGKDKAVPEAAATMSTSGNLKLVARHHIDVEEPSDLDLSEDRKTLWTVSDEGGIVYQMDLNGHILGSFGSGLEDLEGVTTVGHKGLAVVSEKSREIVLMTSVGKHSSRSKLDMPGERNKGPESLTYDPVESVYYALKEKTPGTLITLDASLRETSRAELNFAKDYSSMSYDPVRGHLWVMSDESDAVYVLDRDLRIQTIFSFDIEQPEGLAVDYEARKMWVVCDKSSILYTFTFSDY; encoded by the coding sequence ATGAAAAATTTCTCTTCCCTGGCCACGCCAGTTGTCTGTTTGGCAGCCCTTCTTGTGTTGTTTGCGTGCAAGGGAAAGGACAAGGCGGTGCCGGAGGCGGCGGCAACCATGTCGACGAGTGGCAATCTGAAGCTCGTCGCCCGTCACCACATCGATGTGGAGGAGCCATCCGATCTCGATCTCTCCGAGGACCGGAAGACGCTCTGGACCGTCAGCGACGAAGGTGGGATCGTCTATCAGATGGACCTGAACGGTCACATCCTCGGCTCGTTCGGGAGTGGTTTGGAGGATCTGGAGGGTGTCACTACCGTAGGGCACAAGGGATTGGCGGTCGTTTCGGAAAAATCCCGGGAGATCGTGCTGATGACTTCGGTGGGGAAGCATTCTTCCCGTTCCAAGCTGGATATGCCCGGCGAGAGGAACAAGGGGCCGGAATCCCTCACCTATGATCCGGTCGAATCGGTTTACTATGCGCTGAAGGAAAAAACCCCCGGCACCCTGATCACACTGGATGCCTCTCTGCGGGAAACCTCCCGCGCCGAGTTGAACTTCGCCAAGGACTATTCCTCAATGTCTTACGACCCGGTGCGCGGTCACCTGTGGGTGATGAGCGATGAGTCGGACGCCGTCTACGTCCTCGACCGGGATCTCAGGATCCAGACCATCTTTTCCTTTGATATCGAGCAGCCTGAGGGGCTGGCCGTGGACTATGAGGCGCGGAAAATGTGGGTGGTCTGCGACAAGAGTTCCATTCTCTACACCTTCACCTTCTCAGATTATTGA
- a CDS encoding LamG domain-containing protein, whose product MFDEARLKQLVDAYIDQTLEPAEREELELVLMSSEQARQDFWERVHLHAAAREWALGRVATSMVDATVNRSISVRRSWIRTWGVGIAAAAASVTAALWLGNRPDPAVPIGASQSALPEVADEPQSMSLPVAVLALSADAGWVGSTPAPGAPLSPGLLRLVRGNVRIDFLSGAQMTIRAPSEVELVTEMRARLRSGNIHVFAPPAAEGFTVESGELIAVDRGTEFGMTGAAGRAPTLHVLDGKVDVAKSDAPSEFKEIRGGSAVSLSGRDWSFFPAEPALFQGTRDLAGESDDEQARRLREWEVAAQELSARPDAVIHFPFLKPDPGRSTAVANTAAHAVAGTEGTIVGAERVGGRWVGKGACNFSRSTDRVRFVAPGEYQSLTLMAWVRVDRLPNGFNVLLRADRVVVGTPHWQFDSLGRLRFGFNTASSDFLRPDTTEKTSWDVAVSPPLLDGRLGEWIHVATVYDSRRAVLEHFMNGEKVASHPLLHPIPIIIGAAQIGNSVVESNDPGQGRVNLVGRVDEFALLKEALPEEDIRRYYEKGRP is encoded by the coding sequence ATGTTTGACGAAGCACGCCTCAAGCAATTGGTCGATGCCTACATCGACCAGACCCTGGAACCTGCGGAGCGGGAGGAACTGGAGCTGGTCCTGATGTCTTCGGAACAGGCCCGCCAGGATTTCTGGGAGAGGGTCCACCTCCATGCCGCCGCACGCGAATGGGCGCTCGGCCGCGTCGCCACAAGCATGGTCGATGCGACGGTCAACCGCTCCATTTCCGTGAGGAGGAGTTGGATCAGGACCTGGGGAGTGGGCATCGCCGCCGCAGCCGCTTCGGTCACCGCCGCCCTGTGGCTGGGGAACAGGCCGGATCCCGCGGTCCCCATCGGAGCCAGCCAATCTGCCCTGCCGGAAGTCGCGGACGAACCCCAATCCATGTCCCTTCCCGTCGCAGTGCTGGCCCTGTCCGCGGATGCCGGGTGGGTCGGCAGCACTCCGGCCCCGGGGGCACCGTTGTCTCCCGGCCTGTTGAGGTTGGTCAGGGGAAATGTGCGGATCGACTTTCTCAGCGGTGCCCAGATGACCATCCGCGCACCGTCCGAGGTCGAACTGGTCACGGAAATGCGCGCGAGGCTGCGTAGCGGCAACATCCACGTGTTCGCCCCGCCCGCGGCGGAAGGATTCACCGTCGAGTCCGGGGAGCTGATCGCCGTGGACCGTGGGACCGAATTCGGAATGACCGGTGCGGCTGGCCGTGCTCCCACCCTCCACGTGCTCGATGGCAAGGTGGATGTGGCGAAGAGTGATGCCCCCTCCGAGTTCAAGGAGATCCGCGGCGGCAGTGCCGTCAGCCTGAGCGGGCGTGACTGGAGTTTCTTCCCGGCGGAACCGGCGCTTTTCCAAGGAACGCGTGACTTGGCCGGTGAGTCGGATGACGAGCAGGCACGCAGGCTCAGGGAGTGGGAGGTCGCCGCACAGGAACTTTCCGCCCGGCCGGACGCCGTCATCCATTTCCCGTTCCTGAAGCCGGACCCCGGCAGGAGTACGGCGGTGGCAAACACCGCTGCCCACGCCGTTGCGGGGACGGAAGGAACCATCGTCGGGGCGGAACGGGTGGGTGGCCGCTGGGTGGGGAAAGGAGCCTGCAATTTCTCTCGCTCCACGGACCGGGTGCGGTTCGTGGCTCCGGGGGAGTACCAATCACTCACCCTCATGGCGTGGGTGAGGGTGGACCGGTTGCCGAACGGCTTCAACGTCCTGCTGCGGGCCGACCGCGTGGTGGTGGGAACCCCCCACTGGCAGTTCGACTCCCTGGGGCGCCTGAGGTTCGGCTTCAACACGGCCAGCAGCGACTTCCTCAGGCCGGACACGACGGAGAAAACCTCATGGGATGTCGCCGTGTCGCCTCCGTTGCTCGACGGCCGTCTGGGGGAGTGGATCCATGTGGCGACTGTCTATGACTCCCGGCGCGCCGTGCTGGAGCATTTCATGAACGGCGAAAAGGTGGCCAGCCATCCCTTGCTCCATCCCATTCCCATCATCATCGGCGCCGCACAGATCGGCAACTCCGTCGTGGAGTCGAACGACCCCGGGCAAGGGAGGGTGAACCTGGTGGGACGGGTCGATGAATTCGCCCTGTTGAAGGAAGCGCTGCCGGAGGAGGACATCCGGAGGTACTACGAAAAAGGCCGTCCTTGA
- a CDS encoding cellulose synthase family protein, with amino-acid sequence MDLSSPLWYISYILVLVGLAGFGSHRLAIVFLYLKHNRKRPQPKEMFTELPLVTIQLPVFNEMHVVDRLLDSVAALDYPQDKMQIQLLDDSTDSTVEICRAGIERLKAKGFDAEHIHRTDRTGFKAGALENGTKFAKGEYLFILDADFVPNPDVLMRTIHFFTDDNIGMIQTRWGHLNRTYNVLTRIQAMFLDGHLELEQTARNRSGRFFTFNGTGGIWRKSCIADAGGWEHDTLTEDMDLSYRAQLKGWRFIFLNDVETPAELPVDMDGFKSQQHRWTKGSIQVCKKVLPAIWKSKVPLFIKMEATAHLTSNFAYLLLIILCFLIYPNQHQPDFGAYTKWIVNVPIFFFASVSVIVFYITAQRALRPGTWWKELPYLPLLLALGIGMSINNAKAVIEALFNHETAFVRTPKYGIGETAQRKADWKKSSYKAIKTLTPFVEFLFGSFFLFVVVDAVLGQRYVSAVLLLPFPVGFFYTSFASFARMLPSPSARSAPEVVTRKDP; translated from the coding sequence ATGGACCTTTCCTCTCCGCTCTGGTATATTTCCTACATTCTGGTGCTGGTCGGCCTCGCCGGTTTCGGCTCCCACCGCCTTGCCATTGTCTTCCTTTATCTGAAGCACAACCGCAAGCGCCCGCAACCGAAGGAGATGTTCACGGAGCTGCCGCTGGTGACCATCCAGCTTCCGGTTTTCAACGAGATGCACGTGGTGGACCGTCTGCTCGACTCCGTCGCGGCGCTGGACTACCCGCAGGACAAGATGCAGATCCAGTTGCTGGATGACTCCACCGACAGCACCGTGGAGATCTGCCGGGCTGGCATCGAGCGCCTGAAGGCCAAAGGCTTCGACGCGGAGCACATCCACCGCACGGACCGCACCGGCTTCAAGGCGGGTGCTCTCGAGAACGGCACCAAATTCGCGAAAGGTGAGTATCTTTTCATCCTGGACGCGGACTTCGTGCCGAACCCGGATGTGCTGATGCGGACCATCCACTTCTTCACCGATGACAATATCGGCATGATCCAGACCCGCTGGGGCCACCTGAACCGCACCTACAACGTGTTGACCCGCATCCAGGCGATGTTCCTGGACGGCCACCTGGAGCTGGAGCAGACCGCCCGCAACCGCAGCGGCCGTTTCTTCACTTTCAACGGCACCGGCGGCATCTGGCGCAAATCCTGCATCGCGGATGCCGGCGGCTGGGAGCATGACACCCTCACCGAGGACATGGACCTCAGCTACCGTGCCCAACTGAAGGGCTGGCGCTTCATTTTCCTCAACGATGTGGAGACCCCTGCGGAGCTTCCCGTCGATATGGACGGCTTCAAGAGCCAGCAGCACCGCTGGACGAAGGGTTCCATCCAGGTTTGCAAAAAGGTCCTGCCTGCCATCTGGAAGAGCAAGGTTCCGCTGTTCATCAAGATGGAGGCGACGGCGCACCTCACCTCGAACTTCGCCTACCTGCTGCTCATCATCCTCTGCTTCCTCATCTACCCGAACCAGCACCAACCGGACTTCGGCGCCTACACGAAGTGGATCGTCAACGTCCCGATTTTCTTCTTCGCCTCCGTTTCGGTCATCGTGTTCTACATCACCGCACAACGGGCGCTCCGCCCCGGCACCTGGTGGAAGGAGCTTCCTTATCTCCCGCTGCTGCTCGCTCTGGGCATCGGCATGTCGATCAACAACGCCAAGGCCGTGATCGAGGCCTTGTTCAACCACGAGACCGCTTTCGTCCGCACGCCGAAGTACGGCATCGGCGAAACCGCCCAGCGCAAGGCGGACTGGAAGAAGAGCAGCTACAAGGCGATCAAGACCCTCACTCCGTTCGTGGAGTTCCTGTTCGGTTCCTTCTTCCTGTTCGTGGTGGTGGATGCCGTCCTCGGCCAGCGCTACGTCTCCGCGGTCCTGCTCCTGCCGTTCCCGGTCGGATTCTTCTACACCTCCTTCGCTTCCTTCGCCCGCATGCTGCCGTCCCCGTCGGCACGCTCCGCTCCTGAGGTTGTCACCCGCAAAGATCCCTGA
- a CDS encoding DUF1802 family protein — protein MNDIISFKEWQVVCDALARGRQSILLRKGGIHEGRAGFSFAHGSFFLFPTRFHAIGDHVREGHVEVAPEWQPGDVIRITHHAEAEWAVTLTDWEKVKALEPFHVYSEKTVRDRFDWEGKGMASGSIHVALVRVRELAQPWEFVYEPKYGGCRSWVKLPEPPAGWRESAKPVLDETAFAELSAALA, from the coding sequence ATGAACGACATCATCAGCTTCAAGGAATGGCAGGTCGTCTGTGACGCGCTTGCCAGGGGCCGGCAGTCCATCCTGCTGCGCAAGGGTGGCATCCATGAAGGCCGCGCGGGATTTTCCTTCGCCCATGGATCGTTCTTCCTTTTTCCCACGCGCTTCCACGCCATCGGGGATCATGTCCGCGAGGGCCATGTCGAGGTCGCGCCGGAATGGCAGCCTGGGGACGTCATCCGCATCACGCACCACGCGGAAGCGGAATGGGCCGTCACGCTCACGGATTGGGAGAAGGTGAAGGCGCTGGAGCCGTTCCATGTTTACTCCGAAAAGACCGTCCGCGACCGCTTCGACTGGGAGGGGAAGGGCATGGCCTCCGGCAGCATCCATGTGGCACTGGTGCGTGTGCGGGAGCTGGCGCAGCCGTGGGAATTCGTCTATGAGCCGAAGTATGGCGGCTGCCGGAGCTGGGTGAAGCTGCCCGAACCGCCCGCAGGCTGGAGGGAATCGGCGAAGCCGGTGCTCGATGAGACGGCATTCGCGGAGCTTTCCGCTGCATTGGCCTGA
- a CDS encoding DUF1080 domain-containing protein — MKPFLLLALAATAATAAEKQLFNGKDLTGWSGNPALWSVKDGVIVGKTSADAPIKGNTFLIWKDGEVSDFTLTLKYKMTPGDGKKTVNSGIQYRSKVADEANFVVAGYQADFEYGDKYSGILYEEKGRGILAQRGQKVTLTQGADAKKPTITVTGETGKSDEIQAAINKDGWNEYKIIAKGGHLQHHINGKLTVDVTDETAEGAKKGVLALQLHAGPPMQVEFKDIVLDAE, encoded by the coding sequence ATGAAACCTTTCCTCCTCCTCGCCCTCGCGGCGACCGCCGCCACCGCCGCCGAAAAGCAACTTTTCAACGGCAAGGACCTCACCGGCTGGTCCGGTAATCCCGCTCTCTGGTCAGTGAAAGACGGTGTCATCGTCGGCAAAACCAGTGCGGATGCCCCCATCAAGGGAAATACCTTCCTCATCTGGAAGGACGGCGAGGTTTCCGACTTCACCCTGACTCTCAAATACAAGATGACCCCGGGTGACGGGAAGAAGACCGTCAACAGCGGCATCCAGTACCGTAGCAAGGTCGCCGATGAGGCGAACTTCGTGGTCGCGGGCTACCAGGCGGACTTCGAATACGGCGACAAATACAGCGGCATCCTCTATGAGGAGAAGGGCCGCGGCATCCTGGCCCAGCGCGGCCAGAAAGTCACCCTCACCCAAGGCGCGGATGCAAAGAAGCCGACCATCACCGTGACCGGAGAAACCGGAAAAAGTGATGAGATCCAGGCGGCGATCAACAAGGACGGCTGGAACGAATACAAGATCATCGCGAAGGGCGGCCACCTCCAGCACCACATCAACGGCAAGCTGACCGTGGATGTCACGGATGAGACCGCCGAAGGCGCGAAAAAAGGCGTCCTCGCCCTCCAGCTCCACGCCGGCCCGCCGATGCAGGTCGAGTTCAAGGACATCGTCCTCGATGCGGAGTGA
- a CDS encoding vWA domain-containing protein, translated as MEQPPTTEPILIKPKLSYWRRLGGGSLTISIVVHAIFLVIALYWIFAVIPPPPEKVVDFKPSGGGGNPNANKSQQKKQSQMVKTNVSRVAAKDAVSNFTLPDPEMNSSMSKLGALGAGGMQGLGGSGSGGGQGSGIGTGFGSGMGDGMAKGAPPVFFGLEMRAQRVAYVIDLSISMRADGRDILMKEELTRSVKALPDKTKFAVIFFSGPAWVPGDEVVNNVVKHKGKEYKWSSKSSWEWTTEKPYMKVDWLDAGDTEKKKMVSLIKNQELIGGTDWEAPLEIAMEMQPPPEQIFFMTDGAMENRDMDRLVRGLVAKAKSKNIKINTVNMMVPQKEAIDAMDDLASKTGGKFTIVEKGGKVRKGSKSAN; from the coding sequence ATGGAACAGCCTCCGACCACCGAGCCGATCCTCATCAAACCCAAACTCTCCTACTGGCGCCGCCTGGGTGGGGGATCTTTGACGATTTCGATCGTCGTGCACGCGATCTTCCTTGTGATCGCACTTTACTGGATTTTCGCGGTGATCCCGCCGCCGCCTGAGAAGGTGGTGGATTTCAAGCCGAGTGGTGGTGGCGGCAACCCGAACGCCAACAAGAGCCAGCAGAAGAAGCAGTCCCAGATGGTGAAGACGAACGTCTCCCGCGTGGCTGCCAAGGATGCCGTCAGCAACTTCACCCTGCCTGATCCGGAGATGAACTCCAGCATGAGCAAGCTGGGCGCCCTCGGTGCCGGTGGCATGCAGGGTCTTGGTGGCAGTGGTTCCGGCGGTGGCCAGGGCAGCGGCATCGGCACGGGCTTCGGCTCCGGCATGGGCGACGGCATGGCCAAGGGTGCTCCTCCCGTGTTCTTCGGTCTGGAGATGCGCGCTCAGCGTGTCGCCTACGTCATCGACCTTTCCATCTCCATGCGCGCGGATGGCCGGGATATCCTGATGAAGGAGGAACTCACCCGTTCCGTGAAGGCTCTTCCTGACAAAACCAAGTTTGCCGTCATCTTCTTCTCAGGTCCGGCCTGGGTTCCCGGTGACGAGGTGGTCAACAACGTGGTCAAGCACAAGGGCAAGGAGTACAAGTGGAGTTCCAAGAGTTCCTGGGAATGGACCACCGAAAAGCCTTATATGAAAGTGGACTGGCTGGACGCCGGTGACACGGAGAAGAAGAAGATGGTGAGCCTGATCAAGAACCAGGAACTCATCGGTGGCACCGACTGGGAGGCACCGCTTGAGATCGCCATGGAAATGCAACCGCCGCCGGAGCAGATCTTCTTCATGACCGACGGTGCGATGGAAAACCGTGATATGGATCGCCTTGTCCGCGGTCTGGTCGCCAAGGCAAAAAGCAAGAACATCAAGATCAACACCGTCAACATGATGGTGCCGCAGAAAGAAGCGATCGATGCGATGGATGACCTGGCTTCCAAGACCGGAGGCAAGTTCACCATCGTGGAAAAAGGTGGCAAGGTCCGCAAGGGATCGAAGTCGGCGAACTGA
- a CDS encoding 5-(carboxyamino)imidazole ribonucleotide synthase produces the protein MPSLPIHPPGCIVGVIGGGQLGRMLALAARRMGVRTLIWTGGLEAPAVEVADEVIDAPFDDAAALERFCQTATVATVEFENIPRTTLETVAAGIPLHPSPAAISTCQNREREKNFLRQHEIPCTWFAVVGSAAELAEAMKDLGGPGVLKTADFGYDGKGQIKLDGTEDPEAVWAEFDAPRAVLEAFVPFERELSVMVARGADGQVVTYDPAENRHRHHILDVSIVPARTTPAVALEASAIARRIAGALDYRGILGVEFFLKEDGSLLVNEMAPRPHNSGHHTLDACATSQFEQQLRAVLGLPLGSPRLLSPVVMLNLLGDFWPDETTPPDWQPLFQDGEAFLHLYGKRRAIGRRKMGHANFLGPDALERAEAMKAAWLER, from the coding sequence ATGCCATCCCTTCCCATTCATCCTCCCGGCTGCATTGTCGGCGTCATCGGCGGCGGCCAGCTCGGCCGCATGCTGGCACTGGCCGCCCGCCGGATGGGCGTGCGCACCCTGATCTGGACCGGCGGCCTGGAGGCCCCCGCCGTGGAAGTGGCCGACGAGGTGATCGACGCCCCGTTCGATGACGCCGCCGCACTGGAACGCTTCTGCCAGACCGCCACGGTCGCCACGGTCGAGTTCGAGAACATCCCCCGCACCACCCTGGAGACGGTCGCCGCAGGCATCCCCCTGCATCCGTCCCCCGCCGCCATCTCCACCTGCCAGAACCGGGAGCGTGAGAAAAACTTCCTGCGCCAGCATGAGATCCCCTGCACTTGGTTCGCGGTGGTGGGCAGCGCCGCGGAACTGGCTGAGGCCATGAAGGATCTGGGCGGCCCCGGCGTGCTGAAAACCGCGGACTTCGGCTATGACGGAAAAGGACAGATCAAGCTCGACGGCACGGAGGATCCGGAAGCGGTCTGGGCGGAGTTCGACGCGCCGCGCGCCGTCCTTGAGGCATTCGTCCCCTTCGAGCGGGAGCTTTCCGTAATGGTCGCCCGCGGGGCGGATGGCCAGGTGGTCACCTACGATCCTGCGGAGAACCGCCACCGCCACCATATCCTGGACGTTTCCATCGTCCCCGCACGGACCACTCCCGCAGTGGCGCTGGAGGCATCCGCCATCGCCCGCCGCATCGCTGGCGCGCTCGACTACCGGGGCATCCTCGGCGTGGAGTTTTTCCTCAAGGAAGACGGATCCCTGCTGGTGAACGAGATGGCCCCGCGACCGCACAACTCCGGCCACCACACGCTGGACGCCTGCGCCACCTCCCAGTTCGAGCAGCAACTGCGTGCCGTGCTGGGCTTGCCCCTGGGCTCCCCGCGGCTGCTCTCACCCGTGGTGATGCTGAACCTGCTCGGTGACTTCTGGCCGGACGAAACCACCCCTCCTGACTGGCAGCCACTCTTCCAGGACGGAGAAGCTTTCCTCCACCTCTATGGCAAGCGCCGGGCGATCGGCCGCCGGAAAATGGGTCACGCGAATTTCCTCGGACCGGATGCGCTGGAACGCGCGGAGGCGATGAAGGCCGCCTGGCTGGAGCGGTGA